The following proteins come from a genomic window of Canis aureus isolate CA01 chromosome 3, VMU_Caureus_v.1.0, whole genome shotgun sequence:
- the MIB2 gene encoding E3 ubiquitin-protein ligase MIB2 isoform X5, whose amino-acid sequence MDPDPQAGVQVGMRVVRGVDWKWGQQDGGEGGVGTVVELGRHGSPSTPDRTVVVQWDHGTRTNYRAGYQGAHDLLLYDNAQIGVRHPNIICDCCKKHGLRGMRWKCRVCFDYDLCTQCYMHNKHDLTHAFERYETAHSRPVTLSPRQGLPRIPLRGIFQGAKVVRGPDWEWGSQDGGEGKLGRVVDIRGWDVETGRSVASVTWADGTTNVYRVGHKGKVDLKCVNEAAGGFYYKEHLPKLGKPAELQRRVSADSQPFQHGDKVKCLLDTDILREMQEGHGGWNPRMAEHNAFWVGDVVRVIDDLDTVKRLQAGHGEWTDDMAPALGRIGKVVKVFRDGNLRVAVGGQLWTFSPSCLVAYRPEEDANLDVAERARENKSGCAHLGWPAGGRAAFGLHLTEALPHPGFLSVALEKLRAQKSDLEHPGRLVVEVALGSMAGALDQLRRHPEQVDTKNQGRTALQVAAYLGQVELVRLLLQARAGMDLADDEGNTALHYAALGNQPEAARLLLSSGCGANALNSTRSAALHVAVQRGFLEVVKVLCERGCDVNLPDAHADTPLHCAISAGAGASGIVEVLTEVPGVDVTATNSQGFTLLHHASLKGHTLAVRRILARARQLVDAKKEDGFTALHLAALNNHREVAQILIREGRCDVNVRNRKLQSPLHLAVQQAHVGLVPLLVDAGCSVNAEDEEGDTALHVALQRHQLLPLAADGAGGDPGPLQLLSRLQASGLPGSGELTVGAAVACFLALEGADVSYANHRGRSPLDLAAEGRVLKALQGCAQRFRERHAGGSGGAAPGPRLVLGTPNTVTNLHVAAPSGPEAAECLVCSELALLVLFSPCQHRTVCEECARRMKKCIRCQVVIGKKLRPDGTEVASATPASGPPRQLVEELQSRYRQMEERITCPICIDSHIRLVFQCGHGACAPCGAALSACPICRQPIRDRIQIFV is encoded by the exons ATGGACCCAGACCCCCAGGCAGGTGTGCAGGTGGGCATGCGTGTGGTACGCGGCGTGGACTGGAAGTGGGGCCAGCAGGATGGCGGTGAGGGCGGCGTGGGCACAGTGGTGGAGCTCGGCCGCCATGGTAGCCCCTCGACCCCCGACCGCACGGTAGTTGTGCAGTGGGACCACGGCACCCGCACCAACTACCGCGCTGGCTACCAGGGTGCCCACGACCTGCTGCTCTATGACAACGCCCAGATCG GCGTCCGCCACCCCAACATCATCTGCGACTGCTGCAAGAAGCACGGCCTGCGAGGCATGCGCTGGAAGTGCCGCGTCTGCTTCGACTACGACCTGTGCACGCAGTGCTACATGCACAACAAGCATGACCTCACCCACGCCTTCGAGCGCTACGAGACAGCCCACTCCCGCCC GGTCACGCTgagtccccgccagggcctcccGAGGATCCCATTGAGGGGCATCTTCCAGGGGGCGAAGGTGGTGCGGGGCCCTGACTGGGAGTGGGGTTCGCAGGATG gaggggaagggaagctgGGCCGAGTGGTGGACATCCGTGGCTGGGATGTGGAGACGGGCCGGAGTGTGGCCAGTGTGACGTGGGCTGATGGCACCACCAATGTGTACCGTGTGGGTCACAAGGGCAAGGTGGACCTCAAGTGTGTGAACGAGGCAGCTGGTGGCTTCTACTACAAGGAGCACCTCCCGAAGCTTG GTAAGCCAGCAGAGCTGCAGCGCAGGGTGAGTGCCGACAGCCAGCCTTTCCAGCACGGGGACAAGGTTAAGTGTCTGCTGGACACAGACATCCTGAGGGAGATGCAGGAAGGCCACGGCGGGTGGAACCCCAGGATGGCGGAG caCAATGCCTTCTGGGTGGGCGATGTGGTACGGGTCATCGATGACCTTGACACAGTGAAGCGGCTGCAGGCTGGGCATGGCGAGTGGACAGATGACATGGCCCCC GCCCTGGGCCGCATTGGGAAGGTGGTGAAAGTTTTCAGAGACGGTAACCTGCGTGTGGCAGTCGGTGGTCAGCTGTGGACCTTCAGCCCCTCCTGCCTGGTGGCCTACCGGCCTGAGGAGGATGCCAACCTGGATGTGGCCGAACGTGCCAGGGAGAACAAAAGTGGGTGTGCCCACCTTGGGTGGCCGGCAGGAGGCAGGGCTGCCTTTGGCCTCCACTTAACTGAAGCCCTGccccacccaggcttcctgagtgTTGCTCTGGAGAAGCTTCGAGCCCAGAAGAGTGACCTGGAGCACCCAGGGAGACTGGTGGTGGAGGTGGCCTTGGGCAGTATGGCTGGGGCTCTGGACCAGCTGAGGCGGCACCCAGAGCAG GTGGACACCAAGAACCAGGGCAGGACCGCTCTGCAGGTGGCTGCCTACCTAGGCCAGGTGGAGCTGGTGCGGCTGCTGCTGCAGGCACGAGCGGGCATGGACCTGGCAGATGATGAGGGCAATACGGCGCTGCACTATGCAGCCTTGGG GAACCAGCCTGAGGCTGCCCGGTTGCTCCTGAGCTCCGGGTGTGGGGCCAATGCTCTTAACAGCACCCGGAGCGCAGCACTGCATGTGGCTGTGCAGaggggcttcctggaggtggtgaAGGTCCTCTGTGAACGTGGCTGTGACGTCAACCTGCCT GATGCACACGCGGACACACCTCTGCACTGTGCCATCTCGGCGGGCGCCGGCGCCAGCGGCATCGTGGAGGTCCTCACTGAGGTGCCAGGTGTTGATGTCACGGCCACTAACAGCCAGGGCTTCACCCTGCTGCATCACGCATCCCTCAAGGGCCACACGCT AGCTGTCAGGAGGATTCTAGCTCGGGCACGACAGCTGGTGGACGCCAAGAAGGAGGATGGCTTCACAGCCTTACACCTGGCTGCCCTCAACAACCACCGGGAAGTGGCCCAGATTCTCATCCGAGAG GGCCGCTGTGATGTGAACGTTCGCAACCGTAAGCTCCAGTCCCCCCTGCACCTGGCCGTGCAGCAGGCTCATGTGGGGCTGGTGCCGCTGCTGGTGGACGCGGGCTGCAGTGTCAACGCCGAGGATGAGGAAGGGGACACAGCCTTGCACGTGGCCCTGCAGCGTCATCAGCTGCTGCCCCTGGCAGCAGATGGGGCCGGGGGGGACCCAGGGCCCTTGCAGCTGCTGTCCAGG CTCCAGGCCTCAGGCCTCCCGGGCAGCGGGGAGCTGACGGTGGGAGCGGCGGTCGCATGCTTCCTGGCGCTGGAGGGCGCCGACGTGAGCTACGCCAACCACCGCGGCCGCAGCCCGCTGGACCTGGCCGCCGAGGGCCGTGTACTCAAGGCCCTGCAGGGCTGTGCGCAGCGCTTCCG GGAGAGGCACGCGGGCGGCAGCGGGGGTGCGGCCCCGGGCCCGAGGCTGGTGCTTGGCACCCCCAACACCGTGACGAACCTGCACGTGGCTGCGCCGTCGGGGCCCGAGGCCGCCGAGTGCCTGGTGTGCTCGGAGCTGGCGCTGCTGGTGCTGTTCTCGCCGTGCCAGCACCGCACTGTGTGCGAGG agTGCGCTCGCAGGATGAAGAAGTGCATCAGATGCCAGGTGGTCATCGGCAAGAAGCTGCGAccag ACGGCACAGAGGTGGCCAGCGCGACCCCCGCGTCCGGCCCGCCGCGGCAGCTGGTGGAGGAGCTGCAGAGTCGCTACCGGCAGATGGAGGAGCGCATCACCTGCCCCATCTGCATCGACAGCCACATCCGCCTCGTGTTCCAGTGCGGCCACGGCGCGTGCGCACCCTGCGGCGCCGCGCTCAGCGCCTGCCCCATCTGCCGCCAGCCCATCCGCGACCGCATCCAGATCTTCGTGTAg